In Astyanax mexicanus isolate ESR-SI-001 chromosome 17, AstMex3_surface, whole genome shotgun sequence, a single window of DNA contains:
- the s100z gene encoding protein S100-Z has product MPSQLEGAMDALIRVFYNYSGNDGDKYKLNKGELKELLNAELTDFLNSQKDPMLVEKIMNDLDSNKDNEVDFNEFVVLVAALTVACNDFFQESQKKK; this is encoded by the exons ATGCCCAGCCAGCTAGAAGGAGCCATGGACGCTCTGATCCGAGTCTTCTACAACTACTCAGGCAATGATGGAGACAAGTACAAGCTCAACAAGGGGGAGCTGAAGGAGCTTCTGAACGCCGAACTTACAGACTTCCTTAAC tcccagAAGGACCCGATGCTGGTGGAGAAGATTATGAATGATCTGGACTCCAACAAAGATAATGAAGTGGACTTTAACGAGTTTGTGGTGCTGGTGGCGGCGCTGACCGTCGCCTGTAATGATTTCTTCCAGGAGTCTCAGAAGAAAAAGTAG